In Armatimonadota bacterium, one DNA window encodes the following:
- a CDS encoding GDSL family lipase: protein MLAREPRENARVIFLGDSITMMWRSQSGYEGGTRVWDEYYAPLGAANLGISGDRTEHILWRITAGGDLDGLSPKVLVLLIGINNLLQGSTPEHTAAGITTIVNYLRNKLPETRILVLGIFPCWEKPDHPIREKVRQTNAFISRLADRERVFYLDFGHRFVEPDGTIKREKLRDLLHLSEYGYRIWAEAMQAHLMDLLENEGKGDMWGALPDKE from the coding sequence ATGCTCGCCCGGGAACCCAGAGAGAACGCGCGGGTGATCTTCCTGGGCGACTCCATCACCATGATGTGGAGGTCGCAGTCCGGTTACGAGGGTGGCACGCGCGTGTGGGATGAGTACTACGCGCCGTTGGGCGCTGCAAACCTGGGCATTTCGGGCGACCGAACCGAGCACATTCTCTGGCGAATCACCGCCGGCGGCGATCTCGACGGCTTGAGCCCGAAGGTGCTGGTACTGCTCATCGGCATCAATAACCTGCTGCAGGGGAGCACCCCGGAACATACCGCGGCGGGCATCACCACCATTGTCAACTACCTGCGGAACAAGCTGCCCGAGACCAGGATACTTGTGCTCGGAATCTTCCCGTGCTGGGAGAAGCCGGACCACCCCATCCGCGAGAAGGTCCGCCAGACCAACGCGTTCATCAGCCGCCTCGCCGACCGGGAGCGGGTCTTCTATCTCGATTTCGGCCACCGTTTCGTGGAGCCCGACGGGACCATCAAGCGCGAGAAACTGCGGGACCTGCTGCACCTCTCCGAATACGGCTACCGCATCTGGGCCGAGGCCATGCAGGCGCACCTGATGGACCTGCTTGAGAACGAGGGCAAGGGCGACATGTGGGGCGCGCTACCCGACAAGGAGTGA